In the Trichoderma atroviride chromosome 4, complete sequence genome, CGGAGAAAAGTCGCGCGAGGTTTGGACGGATAATTATAAGGAGGACATCTTGAAAGCTTTCGGCGAATTGAAGGAAGCTCTCAAGTCTCCCCTAACAAACATTGAGAATCAGGAGAGCGGTATGTATTGTTTTTAAACCTGCTTCATTCGGATGTGCGCTTACAGTTGACCTAGACTAAAGTTCTAGCCTCCGTCTCCGTGGCTACATGCAGAGTAGGTCTTGGCCAATTCACTTACTATAGTTCTAAGCTAGATGTCTATAGAATAACGTGAAGGATTTTACCTTGTTGATACACATCAGTATTCAGCCTTACCTTGCGAAATAGTCATATTGAGCTATCATCCTTTTGTATCTAAAGCTCCCAAGTAGGAATTTTTTTGGTTCAAGAGGCATGGAACCGATCACTTAGAGCACACAATTGGAAAGTGTTCTGTTTCATTCTTATCCTACTTGATAGCCAGATTCCAATTACGTTCGTTACTAGAATAGGAAGCGATTATGAACGGGTAACTATTCGGTGCTGGCGGGCTTGGAATTTTCCGCTCACAAATAGAAGCTAAATTGGTATCACATTAAGGAGTTGATGCCACAGTAACTCCAGTACCCCTGAATCTGCTCGATGCAGCACTGCCGACGGATCGGGGTTTAATTGGATGCCATGCCCGAAGCCGTCCGTGCTTGAGACATTAAGACGTATTTTTCACTGCGGAGTGCATCGATCTCGCATTCGCTTAAGAGTGGATGGAATATCGCAGGTCTTGATTTGCCACTAAGGCTTGATCACCCACCTCAATGGCACTTTTCGTGCCGATGTAGATACATGGCATGCTACGCTACATACGGCCCTTGTACTAAGCAACTATGCTGCCAGGAGGCACCTCTTAGCCACAGCAAGAGATATTTACCACCAATCACAGGACGATATTATTTCGTTTATTCAAGTTTAAGGAAATTCTTTCTAAGCTTTAACGTCAGAAGAACCAACAGTAGAGAACTAGAACATGAGCAATCTAATGCTGGCAAATAGTTCCCCACTGTCAAGTCGATCATCTTTAGCTATACTAATCACGGTTAGTAGAAGCCTGTTCCTTCGGTTGTTGCGATCCGCGTATTGTCGATTTGAAAGCTCTTGAAACAACATATATTTAGACTTAATAGCTCCCCAAGTATTATACGTGTAAACAACCCATTCCTCCTCGTTGGAACTCATGATTACTCAACTCGATTCTCAATTGCTAATCGCCCCAAGTCACAGGCAATGCCTGGTCCAGTCATATAAGTGGGACGGATGTAAAGCTTCAGCCAATTAGCATCTGGACCTCGGACTTGAGCGTGATGCTAGTCCGAGGTTTAATATCCCGAGGTTTCCATGCCTCAGCGGCTCGTCGACTCTCTTTCCTAACACGACAGATGCCCATCCAGCGCTAGTCCAATTAATACAGGGAACCAAACGCGTAAACATGTCGACTCGCCGCTATCGTTCTGCCATTGCCTGCCAGACCTGCCGAGTGCGCAAGGTTCGATGCAGCGTGTCGATGACGGGAGTTCCGTGTATAAGCTGCGAGCAGGACCAGACAGAATGCATCCTCAAGCCAAGACAAGGCAAACGGTAAGGCAAACACTCATTACTAATAAAATCAAATCGAATGATATCATCGAGCCGAATTGCTGACTACAAGCCACACGTCTCACAGGCTCCGGCAGAACACCACCGTGTTTCCGGCGCCCCGTCACTATGCTGCAAGCTCGGCTTTGCCAGACACCACTAACCAAAGCACCCAAGAGCCAAGCAATCTGTCTCCAGATTCCAGCCCAAAGGATGATCTTGGGGAGCCACGTGGTTCTCGGTCATCTTTGGATACGCCTGATACCCGAGCTTCGGCTGTATCTAGCGAACAAAGTATTGCTGCTGACGAAGAGCGAATCGGCGTTGAAATGGTAGAAGTTGCTCTGGGTTATCCACGAAGAACAGGCCAGATACCATACTATGTTGGTATGTAAGCCGTGAGCTTTAGTTAACGCTGATGACACTAAAACTCCTACAGGTGAACAAACCGGAGGCCCAACGTCTATTATGCACATATGCACAACAGATCATGCTATACCAAGACATCTCCTTTTGCCGGAAGCGAAACAAATTGCATTAACAGAGGATGAAAAAGCTTTTCTTCGCAGTAAAGGTGTCTACTCTTTCTTATCAGATACAACCATGGATTGCATGATACGAGCGTATTTTCACCATGTCCATACAATTATGCCAGTCTTGGAGGCGGATACGCTCCTTGGACACTACCGCTCCAAGCGAATGCATGAGTACAACCTGATTTTGTTGTGGTCGATGTGTTCTATAGCTTGTAATGTGAGTACATTTATCCGCCCCCCTTCATTCAATACGGTAGCTGAATTTGAACCACAGTATTTGCCTGCAGAGATATATGAAGCAGAAGGGTTTACATCTCGAAAAACTATGAAGGCCGAAATGTATTCTCGTGCAGCCGTAAGTGGTATCCTTTCGACTtagtcttcttctcctgtgTAATGCAGGGTTATTAACTGAGCACAGTGTATATACAACAACGGTGGCGAGAAAAACAACTTTATTCTTCTACAGGGCGCACTTCTATTAGGCTTTTGGAATTCCGAAAAAGAAGACCACATGCAGCCGTGGCATTGGAGCGGCCGAGCCATCAATCTCTGCCAAATACTTGGACTCCACCGCGATATAGACTCCGCCGGATACAACACGTCCATAACCGAACGGCAGCGCTCCCTATTCCGTAGATTGTGGTGGACTTCTTTCTGGCGGGACCGttggctggccatggccctTGGAAGACCCCTCCGACTCAACCTGGACGAATCTGATACCCCGGATCCATTAGTGTCAGATATGGCGGCAGATCTGGAAGGCATTCCGGAATCCACAACTTCGGCTTTTCTGCCGAGGGACTTGCCGCAGCTGGCGGAATACTGGGTCCAGCTTATACACATGACGAAGCTGCTCGGCAAGACGCTCACAACATGCTATCAGCTCCGAAGACCAAGGCCAACCATTAGCAAGATTGACGCTTTGGAGGCGGAAATACTGCAGTTTGCTTTGCCAGACTACCCGGATCCCACCCTTTCTCCGTTAGCTACGTTCTATTATTACCATCTGCAACTCCATTACCAGTTAGTTCTCTTCCCCATAACTTCGTACCTATTGTACAGCGCATCTGATGCTAACCTCCCCCCTGAGATCCATTTTGATCACATACTATCGACCGTATAGTATAGAAACGCCTTCAGATCTCCCTCCGTACCGACAGAGAGACTGGCAACTGGAAATGCAGGCAAAGGCAATGTCTGCTGCTTCAAAAACTTGCAACATCGTCTATTCTCTCGCCCAAGGCAATTACTTCTCTTATGCCGGACCAATGACGTGAGTTGTACAAGATTACCTGTCCCTTTGCGCCACCCTTACTACCGAGGAGATATGTTTAGTAGGATGAGATGCTGACGATTGCTATGCAGCCCAACCTTATTGGTCCCAGCGATGCAAGTCTACCTCCTCAACTGTAAATTCGGTGACGCCTTATCAAGGCGTCTTGGGTTAAATATGTTAAACATGTGCATGATGATTCTGGAGGAGCTACAAAAAACATATTCAGTCGCCTCGGTTTGCCGAGGTATATTCGGCAAGGCCATTCAGCAGCTTTTCCcagacgatgctgccagcATTTCTTTGTCCCACTCCCTCCCCGAGCCGAATATCATTGCCATTCCCGAGCCAATGCCACCTACAATGTCTATTGCAGACACCCCTCTCCAACTAGAGCTATTCGGCTCAAATGCCTCCAAGGCTGAATTCATCGACGCACTGACTGCA is a window encoding:
- a CDS encoding uncharacterized protein (EggNog:ENOG41~TransMembrane:1 (i240-258o)); protein product: MSTRRYRSAIACQTCRVRKVRCSVSMTGVPCISCEQDQTECILKPRQGKRLRQNTTVFPAPRHYAASSALPDTTNQSTQEPSNLSPDSSPKDDLGEPRGSRSSLDTPDTRASAVSSEQSIAADEERIGVEMVEVALGYPRRTGQIPYYVGEQTGGPTSIMHICTTDHAIPRHLLLPEAKQIALTEDEKAFLRSKGVYSFLSDTTMDCMIRAYFHHVHTIMPVLEADTLLGHYRSKRMHEYNLILLWSMCSIACNYLPAEIYEAEGFTSRKTMKAEMYSRAACIYNNGGEKNNFILLQGALLLGFWNSEKEDHMQPWHWSGRAINLCQILGLHRDIDSAGYNTSITERQRSLFRRLWWTSFWRDRWLAMALGRPLRLNLDESDTPDPLVSDMAADLEGIPESTTSAFLPRDLPQLAEYWVQLIHMTKLLGKTLTTCYQLRRPRPTISKIDALEAEILQFALPDYPDPTLSPLATFYYYHLQLHYQSILITYYRPYSIETPSDLPPYRQRDWQLEMQAKAMSAASKTCNIVYSLAQGNYFSYAGPMT
- a CDS encoding uncharacterized protein (EggNog:ENOG41~TransMembrane:1 (i240-258o)) — translated: MSTRRYRSAIACQTCRVRKVRCSVSMTGVPCISCEQDQTECILKPRQGKRLRQNTTVFPAPRHYAASSALPDTTNQSTQEPSNLSPDSSPKDDLGEPRGSRSSLDTPDTRASAVSSEQSIAADEERIGVEMVEVALGYPRRTGQIPYYVGEQTGGPTSIMHICTTDHAIPRHLLLPEAKQIALTEDEKAFLRSKGVYSFLSDTTMDCMIRAYFHHVHTIMPVLEADTLLGHYRSKRMHEYNLILLWSMCSIACNYLPAEIYEAEGFTSRKTMKAEMYSRAACIYNNGGEKNNFILLQGALLLGFWNSEKEDHMQPWHWSGRAINLCQILGLHRDIDSAGYNTSITERQRSLFRRLWWTSFWRDRWLAMALGRPLRLNLDESDTPDPLVSDMAADLEGIPESTTSAFLPRDLPQLAEYWVQLIHMTKLLGKTLTTCYQLRRPRPTISKIDALEAEILQFALPDYPDPTLSPLATFYYYHLQLHYQSILITYYRPYSIETPSDLPPYRQRDWQLEMQAKAMSAASKTCNIVYSLAQGNYFSYAGPMTPTLLVPAMQVYLLNCKFGDALSRRLGLNMLNMCMMILEELQKTYSVASVCRGIFGKAIQQLFPDDAASISLSHSLPEPNIIAIPEPMPPTMSIADTPLQLELFGSNASKAEFIDALTAEPSIFSFVDMLNL